The nucleotide sequence TGCTGCTGCCGGACATCGCCAACACCGGGGGTCGCATCGGCAGCCGGCGGATATGGTCCAGCAATTCCAAGCCGTCGCTGTCGGGCATGAAGATGTCGCTGATGACGAGCGCGAACGGCTCGCGCGCCAGCCGCTCGATGGCTTCACGCCCCTGCTTGGCCAGCGCGACTTCATAGTCGGAGCGCTGCAGGAGCTCCACGAGCGTCCGGGCGAGCATGGCATCATCTTCCACCAGGAGGATCCGGGACCGGACCATGGCGTCAGGCGGAGTCATCGGCGTGGCGGGAGTTTCCGGCCAGCGCCGGCGCGGGCTGG is from Lacunisphaera limnophila and encodes:
- a CDS encoding response regulator; its protein translation is MTPPDAMVRSRILLVEDDAMLARTLVELLQRSDYEVALAKQGREAIERLAREPFALVISDIFMPDSDGLELLDHIRRLPMRPPVLAMSGSSTARIGGMLKVAVALGATRTLSKPFTPAEFLSTVGQLVGAEVRRGSPAARPSPTAP